In Ascaphus truei isolate aAscTru1 chromosome 5, aAscTru1.hap1, whole genome shotgun sequence, one genomic interval encodes:
- the LOC142494531 gene encoding zinc finger protein 583-like, producing the protein MNLFINHLSTTVQLCLSSSPGNQLQMEPVPFDKVAIYFSKDEWDYLKEEQKDLYKDVMMENYQALRSLGCVNVKPEIISMMEQGEEPYVRGHQQYQEKESPTDISKAVGFRSRNSPDGYHILLRSPDCEMEDISVTQMYQGANHISPNTPSKSLRKSVSNNAKESTSHEAGNLTDFHIDTLREHSGTSIHITKGNKGNSNAGKVNKSFSIKRYK; encoded by the coding sequence ATGAATCTGTTTATTAATCATCTTTCTACTACTGTACAGCTTTGTTTGTCTTCCAGCCCCGGAAACCAGCTCCAGATGGAACCAGTTCCGTTTGATAAAGTTGCAATTTACTTCTCCAAGGACGAGTGGGATTATTTAAAAGAAGAACAGAAGGATCTTTACAAGGATGTGATGATGGAGAATTACCAGGCACTCAGGTCTCTCGGATGTGTCAATGTGAAGCCTGAAATTATATCAATGATGGAGCAAGGAGAAGAGCCATATGTAAGGGGTCACCAGCAGTATCAGGAGAAGGAAAGTCCTACAGATATCAGCAAAGCTGTTGGATTCAGGAGCAGGAATTCCCCTGATGGATATCACATTTTGCTCCGTTCACCAGATTGTGAAATGGAAGATATCAGTGTTACCCAAATGTATCAAGGAGCAAATCACATTAGCCCAAATACACCAAGCAAGAGTTTGAGAAAATCTGTTAGTAATAATGCTAAGGAATCAACCTCGCATGAAGCAGGGAATCTCACAGACTTCCACATTGATACACTCAGAGAACATTCAGGGACATCTATTCATATTACAAAGGGTAACAAAGGAAACAGTAATGCAGGAAAAGTTAACAAGAGCTTTTCAATAAAGAGGTATAAGTGA